The Blautia hydrogenotrophica DSM 10507 genome window below encodes:
- a CDS encoding polysaccharide deacetylase family protein, whose product MDKRILRERMRRKKRQLFIRKIIRLGACAVAVILVLVFLVKGIITPLVTKIGGGSSKTVEVQAQTQESGPGEAVRQPIRSQNDGGKAGVHTVGWQEDETGKWYQNADGTYYANGMKEIDGCTYYFNENGYMQTGWVTVDGEDYKFNDNGILDPEARRPMIALTFDDGPGKYTDKLLDCLEENNAKATFFMLGQCVEQYPDIPKRMKELGCELGNHSYSHPQLTSLSLDQVTDQFEKTNNLLEESTGSPATVGRTPYGAQDETICTATGLPCFMWSLDTEDWAKMNADAEYDSVIGHVSDGEIVLMHDIHEPSVEAAIRIIPELIKQGYKLVTVSELAEAKGIDLQVGKSYSDFWDKTVESLEAEAEQESEQTDSNSGDTDDLSEDSFDDTSGEFSGDGSEGQESFDSESEQ is encoded by the coding sequence ATGGATAAACGAATTTTGCGGGAACGGATGAGGCGAAAAAAGAGGCAGCTTTTCATCCGCAAGATAATACGTCTGGGAGCCTGTGCGGTTGCTGTGATTTTGGTGCTAGTCTTTTTGGTGAAAGGAATTATCACACCACTGGTCACAAAGATCGGCGGAGGCAGTAGCAAGACTGTGGAGGTGCAGGCTCAGACTCAGGAGTCAGGACCAGGAGAAGCAGTCAGACAGCCGATTCGAAGTCAAAACGACGGAGGAAAGGCTGGGGTACATACTGTCGGTTGGCAGGAAGATGAAACTGGAAAATGGTATCAAAACGCCGACGGAACTTACTACGCCAATGGAATGAAGGAGATCGACGGCTGTACATACTATTTTAATGAAAACGGATATATGCAGACAGGATGGGTGACAGTAGACGGGGAGGACTATAAGTTTAACGACAATGGAATTTTAGATCCTGAAGCGCGCCGTCCTATGATTGCTCTGACATTTGATGATGGTCCCGGCAAATATACGGACAAGTTGTTGGATTGTCTGGAAGAGAACAATGCTAAGGCCACTTTCTTCATGCTGGGACAGTGTGTTGAGCAGTATCCGGACATTCCGAAGAGAATGAAAGAATTGGGCTGTGAACTGGGCAACCATTCCTACAGTCATCCTCAGCTTACGTCGCTGTCCTTGGACCAGGTCACAGATCAGTTCGAGAAGACCAACAATCTTTTGGAAGAATCTACAGGCTCTCCGGCCACTGTGGGAAGAACTCCCTATGGTGCTCAGGATGAGACCATCTGTACAGCCACTGGACTTCCTTGTTTTATGTGGTCTCTGGACACAGAGGACTGGGCAAAGATGAATGCGGATGCGGAGTACGATTCGGTGATTGGACATGTATCAGACGGTGAGATTGTGTTGATGCATGACATTCATGAGCCGTCTGTGGAAGCGGCGATCCGCATTATACCGGAGCTTATCAAGCAAGGGTATAAGCTGGTGACAGTCAGCGAGCTGGCAGAGGCTAAAGGCATTGACTTGCAGGTCGGAAAATCTTACTCAGATTTTTGGGATAAGACGGTAGAAAGCTTAGAGGCTGAGGCTGAGCAGGAGAGTGAGCAGACGGACAGTAATTCCGGGGATACAGATGATTTATCGGAGGACTCTTTTGATGATACCTCTGGGGAATTTTCCGGGGATGGCTCAGAGGGGCAGGAGTCCTTTGACAGTGAAAGCGAACAGTAA
- the nagA gene encoding N-acetylglucosamine-6-phosphate deacetylase, translating to MIIKNGAVFQEDGLFKKQDLYIENHKIVASREEVSDDMEVDASGLLVIPGLIDIHSHGAAGHDFSDGDAQGLKKILKYEKEHGITSYCPTSVTLPKERLKKIFATILEVEDYKEGATILGINMEGPFIDPKKKGAHEESFIHKPSADFFKECNEACGNRIKLMTLAPNMEGGMKFIDEMHNEVCISLGHTSMGYDTAAEAIERGAHHVTHLYNAMQPLAHRDPGLIGAAFDDRESMVELISDGFHIHPSVVRATFALFGPDRVILVSDSMMATGMPNGSYKLGDLNVTMKDRKATLEDGTLAGSATDLYDCMRCAVSFGVPREHAIWAATRNPAKSIGIYDRVGSLTPGKEADVLLVDEDLKLCRVI from the coding sequence ATGATTATAAAAAATGGCGCTGTGTTCCAGGAGGATGGCTTGTTTAAGAAGCAGGACCTCTATATCGAGAATCATAAGATTGTAGCTTCGCGGGAAGAAGTGTCAGATGATATGGAAGTGGATGCGTCTGGTCTGTTGGTAATTCCCGGATTGATTGATATTCACAGTCACGGCGCGGCAGGCCATGATTTTTCGGATGGTGATGCCCAAGGGTTGAAAAAGATTTTAAAGTACGAGAAAGAACATGGAATTACTTCTTATTGCCCCACGTCAGTAACTTTACCAAAAGAGCGTCTGAAAAAGATTTTTGCGACAATTTTAGAGGTCGAAGACTATAAAGAAGGGGCAACAATCTTGGGAATCAATATGGAAGGACCATTTATTGATCCTAAGAAAAAAGGTGCTCATGAGGAGAGTTTTATTCACAAACCGAGTGCAGATTTTTTCAAAGAGTGCAATGAAGCCTGCGGTAATAGGATTAAGCTGATGACTTTAGCTCCCAATATGGAAGGTGGCATGAAATTTATTGACGAGATGCACAATGAGGTCTGCATTTCTCTAGGACACACATCTATGGGTTATGATACAGCCGCGGAGGCGATAGAAAGAGGAGCTCATCATGTGACCCATCTGTACAATGCGATGCAGCCTTTGGCCCATAGAGACCCAGGTCTGATAGGAGCAGCCTTTGATGATAGAGAATCTATGGTAGAGCTAATCAGCGATGGATTCCACATTCATCCTAGTGTGGTACGTGCGACTTTTGCACTGTTTGGGCCGGATCGGGTAATCCTGGTCAGTGATTCCATGATGGCCACAGGGATGCCGAATGGAAGCTACAAGCTGGGAGATTTAAATGTGACGATGAAAGACCGGAAGGCCACATTGGAGGATGGCACTTTGGCGGGGTCTGCGACAGATCTCTATGACTGTATGAGATGTGCGGTATCTTTTGGCGTTCCAAGAGAGCATGCTATTTGGGCAGCGACCAGGAATCCGGCGAAGAGTATAGGAATCTATGACAGGGTAGGATCACTGACACCGGGAAAAGAAGCGGATGTGCTTTTGGTAGATGAAGACCTAAAGCTATGCCGTGTGATTTAG
- a CDS encoding YbaK/EbsC family protein: protein MAIEKVREYFKQYGMEDRILEMEQSSATVELAALAVGVEPARIAKTLSFKKGEETILVVTAGDRKIDNAKYKHYFGLKAKMLTPDEVLERVGHAIGGVCPFAVPKEVQVYLDESMKRFETVYPACGSGNSAIGLTCEELEKYSNSKAWVDVCKPM from the coding sequence ATGGCAATTGAAAAAGTGAGAGAGTATTTTAAACAGTACGGTATGGAAGATAGAATTTTAGAGATGGAGCAGTCAAGTGCCACGGTGGAGCTGGCGGCCTTGGCTGTGGGAGTGGAACCTGCAAGAATTGCGAAAACCCTGTCGTTTAAGAAGGGAGAAGAGACGATTCTTGTAGTGACTGCCGGCGATAGAAAAATTGACAATGCCAAATATAAACATTACTTTGGATTGAAGGCTAAGATGCTGACACCGGATGAAGTTTTGGAGAGAGTGGGACATGCGATCGGAGGCGTCTGTCCATTTGCGGTTCCGAAAGAAGTGCAGGTATATCTGGATGAGTCTATGAAAAGGTTTGAGACGGTGTACCCGGCTTGTGGAAGCGGAAACAGCGCTATTGGGCTGACTTGTGAAGAGCTGGAAAAGTATTCTAATTCTAAGGCATGGGTGGACGTGTGCAAGCCTATGTAG
- a CDS encoding LrgB family protein: MQDFFGDSLFFGMAISVLGYELGRKIKTKWRLAIFNPLLIAVIFVMVVLKTLGISYDSYNNSAKYLSYLLTPATVCLAIPLYQQMALLRENKAAIAAGLGAGVLTSLSSVFLLSAFFGLSHEQYVTLLPKSITTAIGMGISEELGGIVTITVAAIILTGIIGSMIAEGVCAVFRITDPMAKGLAIGAASHAIGTTKAMELGEIEGAMSSLAIAVSGLLTVIGASVFANLM, translated from the coding sequence ATGCAGGATTTCTTTGGAGATTCTTTGTTTTTCGGAATGGCGATCAGCGTACTAGGATATGAACTGGGACGAAAGATTAAGACAAAGTGGAGACTGGCAATTTTTAATCCTCTTCTCATTGCAGTGATTTTTGTCATGGTGGTGCTGAAGACCTTAGGAATTTCTTATGATTCCTATAACAACAGTGCAAAATATCTGAGTTATCTGCTGACGCCGGCGACGGTCTGCCTGGCAATTCCGCTGTATCAGCAGATGGCTCTGCTTAGAGAGAACAAGGCGGCGATTGCTGCGGGGCTAGGAGCGGGAGTTCTCACCAGCTTGTCCAGTGTGTTTCTCTTGTCTGCGTTTTTTGGATTGAGCCACGAGCAGTATGTGACTTTGCTTCCTAAATCAATTACTACGGCGATTGGCATGGGGATATCAGAGGAGCTTGGTGGGATTGTCACGATCACTGTGGCGGCGATCATTTTGACGGGGATTATTGGAAGTATGATTGCGGAAGGCGTGTGTGCGGTGTTTCGTATCACGGACCCTATGGCAAAAGGGCTTGCAATCGGGGCCGCGTCCCATGCGATAGGTACGACAAAGGCTATGGAACTAGGAGAGATCGAAGGTGCCATGAGTAGCCTGGCTATAGCAGTTTCGGGTTTGTTGACAGTGATAGGAGCGTCTGTTTTTGCAAATTTGATGTGA
- a CDS encoding CidA/LrgA family protein, whose product MKYVRQFVIIMFLSFLGEILKAVIPLPIPSSIYGLVLMLLVLKMGIVKLEDVKDAGNLFIDIMPLMFIPAAVGLLDAWSDIKGILFPVAVIIFITTVLVMAVTGRVTMMAARKEKGENAGFLWRFFVFRNGDQRTRI is encoded by the coding sequence ATGAAGTACGTAAGACAGTTTGTTATCATTATGTTCCTTTCCTTTTTGGGCGAAATCTTAAAAGCGGTGATTCCGCTTCCGATTCCGTCAAGTATCTATGGGCTGGTGCTGATGCTTCTGGTACTGAAGATGGGAATTGTGAAGCTTGAAGATGTGAAGGACGCAGGAAATCTATTTATCGATATCATGCCGTTGATGTTCATACCGGCAGCTGTAGGGCTTTTGGACGCGTGGAGTGATATAAAAGGAATCTTGTTCCCTGTAGCAGTGATAATTTTTATTACTACGGTTTTGGTAATGGCAGTTACAGGCAGAGTAACTATGATGGCAGCACGAAAGGAGAAGGGAGAAAATGCAGGATTTCTTTGGAGATTCTTTGTTTTTCGGAATGGCGATCAGCGTACTAGGATATGA
- the upp gene encoding uracil phosphoribosyltransferase — MENVFYMDHPLIQHKISMLRAVQTGTNEFRKLVEEIAVLMAYEALRDLPTEDVEITTPLETCMTPMLSGKKLAIVPILRAGLGMVNGILTLVPSAKVGHVGLYRDPVTHEPHEYYCKLPEAIGERLILVADPMLATGGSAEAAVDFIKQKGGTNIKFMCIIAAPEGVERLHKKHPDVQIYCGHLDRCLNENAYICPGLGDAGDRIFGTK, encoded by the coding sequence ATGGAGAATGTATTTTATATGGATCATCCTTTGATTCAGCACAAAATTTCAATGCTTCGTGCTGTGCAGACAGGAACCAATGAATTTCGTAAACTGGTGGAAGAGATTGCTGTATTGATGGCCTATGAGGCGCTGAGAGATCTGCCGACGGAGGACGTGGAGATCACTACACCGTTGGAGACTTGTATGACTCCTATGCTGTCAGGTAAGAAACTGGCTATTGTACCGATTTTAAGAGCAGGCTTGGGGATGGTTAATGGTATTTTGACGTTGGTACCTTCTGCAAAAGTAGGGCATGTGGGGCTGTATCGAGATCCGGTGACGCATGAACCGCATGAGTATTACTGTAAGCTGCCAGAAGCGATAGGGGAGAGATTGATCTTGGTGGCAGATCCAATGCTGGCCACGGGTGGTTCCGCAGAGGCGGCGGTAGATTTTATCAAGCAAAAAGGCGGGACCAATATTAAATTTATGTGTATTATCGCAGCCCCAGAAGGAGTGGAGAGACTGCATAAAAAGCATCCGGACGTTCAGATTTACTGCGGCCATTTGGATCGCTGTTTGAATGAGAACGCTTACATTTGTCCTGGATTGGGGGATGCCGGAGACAGGATATTCGGCACAAAGTAG
- a CDS encoding alanine/glycine:cation symporter family protein — MEALTSMVTQASDFLWNVILIILLCGTGIMFTIRLKFIQVRKLKEGFKLVFGSMGKKNEGGKKGEMTAFQSVATAIAAQVGTGNLTGAATALIGGGPGAIFWMWVSAFFGMSTIYAEATMAQKYKKTVDGEITGGPVYYIRAAFMGKFGKILAGLFAIFIVVALGFTGNMVQANSIGAAFTEVFEARGVQVSPLIFGIILASIAAFIFLGGTQRLASVVEKLVPFMAAVYILGSLLLILLNITELPGAIKMIFVGAFKPEAVMGAGAGIAVREAIRYGVARGLFSNEAGMGSTPHAHARAKVENPHKQGLAAMVSVFIDTFVILNLTVFSILTTGAMETHKTGTALTQAAFSRTFGGFGDIFVAVCLLFFAFSTILGWHFFGLVNMKYLFGDKAGKLYSVLVIAFVVIGSMLKVDFVWSLSDFFNGLMVIPNAIALWALGGVVVSICKKYS, encoded by the coding sequence ATGGAAGCATTGACAAGTATGGTGACTCAGGCGAGTGATTTTTTGTGGAATGTGATTTTGATCATTCTGCTTTGTGGAACAGGGATTATGTTTACAATCCGTCTGAAGTTTATTCAAGTTCGGAAGCTGAAAGAAGGCTTTAAATTGGTCTTCGGAAGTATGGGAAAAAAGAACGAGGGTGGAAAAAAAGGAGAGATGACGGCTTTTCAGTCTGTGGCTACCGCTATCGCAGCGCAGGTGGGAACTGGAAATCTCACGGGAGCGGCTACTGCGCTGATAGGCGGAGGTCCGGGGGCCATTTTTTGGATGTGGGTCAGCGCATTTTTTGGGATGTCCACGATCTACGCCGAGGCTACTATGGCTCAAAAGTATAAGAAAACTGTGGACGGAGAGATCACCGGGGGACCGGTCTACTACATTCGTGCGGCTTTTATGGGAAAATTTGGAAAGATTTTGGCGGGGCTGTTTGCGATTTTTATTGTGGTTGCTCTGGGATTTACCGGGAATATGGTTCAGGCCAATTCCATAGGGGCAGCGTTCACGGAAGTATTTGAGGCGAGAGGAGTTCAGGTTTCCCCGCTGATTTTTGGAATTATCCTGGCGTCTATTGCTGCATTTATCTTTTTAGGGGGCACTCAGCGGTTGGCCTCTGTCGTAGAGAAATTAGTGCCATTTATGGCGGCTGTCTATATCCTGGGAAGTCTGTTGCTGATTCTGCTTAACATAACAGAACTTCCGGGAGCTATAAAGATGATTTTTGTGGGAGCGTTTAAGCCGGAGGCAGTTATGGGGGCCGGTGCCGGTATCGCCGTGCGGGAGGCGATTCGCTATGGTGTGGCCAGAGGACTGTTTTCCAATGAGGCAGGTATGGGTTCTACACCTCACGCTCACGCGAGAGCAAAAGTGGAAAATCCTCATAAGCAGGGACTGGCGGCCATGGTCAGTGTGTTCATCGACACTTTTGTGATCTTAAACTTGACGGTGTTTTCTATCCTGACCACGGGAGCGATGGAGACACATAAGACCGGGACTGCCTTGACACAGGCGGCTTTTTCCAGAACCTTTGGGGGCTTTGGAGATATTTTCGTCGCTGTCTGTCTGTTATTTTTTGCCTTTTCTACAATTCTGGGATGGCATTTTTTCGGGCTGGTGAATATGAAATACTTGTTTGGAGATAAGGCTGGAAAGCTGTATTCCGTTTTGGTCATCGCTTTTGTGGTCATCGGTTCGATGTTGAAAGTGGATTTTGTGTGGTCTCTGTCTGATTTCTTCAATGGTCTGATGGTGATACCAAATGCTATTGCTTTGTGGGCACTTGGAGGTGTCGTAGTGAGTATCTGCAAAAAATACAGCTAA
- a CDS encoding Lrp/AsnC family transcriptional regulator — MDKIDAKILEMLQKDARVPLKQIASEVYLSSPAVSARIERLEKEGVLQGYQALVSPMKLGYHIKAYVNLEISPSQKLEVYPYLKDNPNVLECDCVTGSYSVIMKVAFPSTMELDLFIGELQHFGKTSTQIVFSTIVDNRGVKVMEKKS, encoded by the coding sequence ATGGATAAGATTGATGCAAAAATACTAGAAATGCTGCAGAAGGATGCGAGAGTTCCACTGAAACAAATTGCCTCAGAGGTCTATCTTTCTTCTCCGGCAGTATCTGCGAGAATTGAACGTCTGGAAAAAGAGGGAGTTCTTCAGGGGTATCAGGCTTTGGTCAGTCCGATGAAACTGGGTTATCATATCAAAGCCTATGTGAATCTGGAGATATCTCCTAGCCAGAAACTGGAGGTCTATCCTTATCTGAAGGACAACCCAAATGTGTTGGAGTGTGACTGTGTGACAGGCAGCTACTCGGTAATCATGAAAGTGGCTTTTCCAAGTACGATGGAACTCGACTTGTTCATAGGGGAGCTTCAGCATTTCGGGAAGACGAGCACACAGATTGTCTTTTCCACAATTGTGGATAACCGTGGAGTGAAAGTCATGGAGAAAAAAAGTTAG
- a CDS encoding DUF554 domain-containing protein, producing MPVGVTVNCLAVLTGGILGGWLGRYIPIKTTERMMGVLGLCSFSIGVLNLMKVESAPPVILAVLLGYFLGDLADLEKRIAWIFGKIFKKVPVGKSGLDMDAFVMAVVLFCASGFGIFGVLTEGLSGDSSVLLSKSFLDFFTALIFAVTMGMVIGLIAVPQYLIFLLLFVAARAVGGYLAQEEITAFVACGGILTMAAGLRVAQIKYIAIGNMVPALILVIPLSYWWRSLGF from the coding sequence ATGCCGGTTGGAGTGACGGTGAATTGCCTTGCTGTGCTGACAGGGGGAATTCTGGGAGGCTGGCTGGGAAGATATATTCCCATAAAGACGACAGAGAGAATGATGGGAGTGCTGGGACTATGTTCTTTCTCCATAGGTGTTTTGAATCTTATGAAAGTAGAGTCAGCACCTCCTGTGATTTTGGCGGTGCTGCTGGGATACTTTTTGGGAGATTTGGCTGATTTAGAAAAGCGTATTGCTTGGATATTCGGCAAAATATTTAAGAAAGTTCCTGTAGGAAAATCAGGGCTGGACATGGATGCGTTTGTGATGGCAGTGGTTCTATTTTGTGCCAGTGGTTTTGGGATTTTTGGGGTACTCACAGAAGGCCTGAGTGGAGATTCCTCAGTGTTGCTGTCAAAGTCGTTTTTGGATTTTTTTACCGCCTTGATTTTTGCTGTAACCATGGGAATGGTCATAGGGTTGATCGCAGTTCCGCAGTATTTGATCTTTTTGCTGTTATTCGTGGCGGCTAGAGCGGTGGGAGGTTATCTCGCTCAGGAGGAGATCACGGCGTTTGTGGCTTGTGGAGGGATTCTGACGATGGCAGCTGGGCTGAGAGTGGCACAGATTAAGTATATTGCGATCGGAAATATGGTTCCGGCATTGATCTTGGTGATACCATTGTCATATTGGTGGAGAAGTTTAGGCTTTTAG
- a CDS encoding DUF6472 family protein — MRKKRETAGCEYCSNYSYDEDYECYTCEVSLDEDEVVRLMTDQHFQCPYFQMNDEYKIVRKQM; from the coding sequence GTGAGGAAGAAACGGGAAACTGCTGGCTGTGAGTATTGTTCCAATTACAGCTATGATGAAGATTATGAGTGTTACACTTGTGAGGTGAGTCTGGACGAAGACGAGGTCGTGAGACTGATGACAGACCAGCACTTTCAGTGTCCGTATTTTCAGATGAATGATGAGTATAAGATTGTGAGAAAACAGATGTAG
- a CDS encoding DUF4317 domain-containing protein: protein MNKKEISEIKKQFTPEHCAITRICGCYVDGEKEKKTEIKEAFLSLPEEEMFKYFEIFRKTLSGTIGKNLINLNFPLAQEAEGGTQEYLMRLRNSKLKDDELLEDFYDKIIEHYFYGENYYIILIHGLYDIPGKSSDGAEMFDASDEVYEFLLCSICPVKLSKAGLCYNSKTNSIEDRIRDWIVQMPDQGFLFPVFNDRSTDLHSVLYYSKDPALEQIDFMEHLFGCDSPMSAQGQQETFNAIVEDTLGEDCDYETVKNIHERLNEWMEERKDEPEPLALDKTEVKCLLAESGASNESLETFDTAFESTAGEKASLLASNLANTRKFQIKTPDVVVQVNPDRADLVETRIIDGRPCLVIAVDDHVEVNGINVHTMKPLPEAE, encoded by the coding sequence TTGAACAAAAAAGAAATATCTGAGATAAAGAAGCAATTTACACCGGAACATTGCGCCATCACCCGCATCTGCGGCTGCTATGTGGACGGTGAAAAAGAAAAAAAGACGGAGATAAAAGAAGCCTTTCTCTCCTTACCTGAAGAAGAAATGTTTAAATATTTCGAGATTTTCCGCAAAACTCTCTCTGGGACCATCGGAAAAAATCTGATCAACCTGAATTTTCCTCTGGCCCAGGAAGCAGAAGGAGGAACTCAGGAATACCTTATGAGACTGCGGAACAGTAAGCTAAAAGACGATGAATTACTGGAAGATTTTTACGACAAGATCATTGAACACTACTTCTACGGCGAAAACTACTATATCATTCTGATTCACGGCCTCTACGACATTCCGGGCAAGTCCTCAGATGGAGCTGAAATGTTTGACGCTTCCGATGAGGTCTATGAATTCCTGCTGTGCAGCATTTGTCCAGTAAAGCTTTCCAAAGCCGGCCTCTGCTACAACAGTAAGACCAATAGTATCGAAGACCGCATCCGGGACTGGATTGTCCAGATGCCGGACCAGGGATTTTTGTTCCCAGTCTTCAACGACCGTAGCACAGATCTTCACAGCGTACTCTATTACTCCAAAGACCCAGCTTTGGAACAGATTGACTTCATGGAACATCTCTTTGGCTGCGACTCTCCCATGTCTGCCCAGGGACAACAGGAGACCTTCAACGCGATTGTGGAGGACACCCTGGGAGAAGACTGTGACTATGAAACCGTCAAAAACATCCACGAACGCCTGAATGAGTGGATGGAGGAGCGCAAAGACGAACCAGAGCCCTTAGCTCTGGACAAGACAGAGGTGAAATGCCTCCTGGCCGAGAGCGGAGCAAGCAATGAAAGTCTAGAGACCTTTGACACTGCTTTTGAGTCTACGGCAGGGGAAAAAGCCTCCCTCCTGGCATCTAACTTGGCCAATACCCGAAAATTTCAAATCAAGACTCCTGATGTGGTAGTTCAAGTAAATCCAGATCGTGCCGATCTGGTAGAGACACGAATTATTGACGGACGCCCCTGTCTGGTCATCGCAGTGGATGACCATGTGGAGGTAAACGGCATCAACGTCCACACTATGAAGCCCCTTCCGGAGGCAGAATAA
- the uraA gene encoding uracil permease, whose translation MVEKRIIQVEEKVPFKLLVPLSIQHMFAMFGASVLVPFLFGINPAVVLLMNGVGTLLFILITKGKAPAYLGSSFAFLGPAGLVIEKFGFSYALGGFVAIGIGGMIVALLIGKFGTDWIDVVLPPAAMGPVVALIGLELAGNAADNAGLLAEQIDVKNVMVFLVTLGTAVFGQVLFRKFFSVIPILIAIIVGYAAAGLCGLLDFAEVSSASFFALPNFQTPRFNLEAILTIFPALLLVTSEHIGHQVVTGKIVGRDLLKEPGLNRSLFADFFSTTLSGCVGSVPTTTYGENIGVMAVTKVYSVQVIGGAAVLSICCSFLGKLSALISTIPGPVIGGISFLLYGMIGTSGLRMLVDSRVDYGKSKNLALTSVIFVTGLSGIALKIGNVELTGMVLACVVGMALSLIFHLLEKYHLTNETAGE comes from the coding sequence ATTGTGGAAAAGAGAATCATTCAGGTAGAAGAAAAGGTGCCCTTTAAACTTCTGGTACCGCTGAGCATTCAGCATATGTTTGCCATGTTCGGGGCATCCGTGCTAGTGCCGTTTTTGTTCGGAATCAACCCGGCAGTGGTACTGCTGATGAACGGTGTGGGAACCTTACTTTTTATTTTGATTACCAAGGGAAAGGCGCCCGCCTATTTGGGTTCTAGTTTTGCGTTTTTAGGCCCGGCGGGGCTGGTGATTGAGAAATTTGGTTTTTCTTATGCTCTAGGTGGTTTTGTGGCAATCGGCATCGGGGGAATGATTGTAGCTTTGCTTATTGGAAAGTTTGGTACGGACTGGATTGACGTGGTGCTTCCTCCGGCGGCGATGGGGCCAGTGGTGGCTCTGATCGGCCTGGAGCTGGCGGGAAATGCGGCGGACAACGCGGGGCTTCTGGCGGAGCAGATTGATGTGAAAAATGTAATGGTATTTCTCGTGACTCTGGGAACTGCTGTGTTCGGACAGGTATTATTTCGCAAATTCTTTTCCGTGATTCCAATTTTGATTGCGATTATTGTTGGATATGCGGCTGCCGGGCTGTGCGGTCTTTTGGATTTTGCGGAGGTTTCAAGCGCTTCGTTTTTTGCACTCCCCAATTTTCAGACGCCTCGGTTTAATTTAGAGGCAATCTTGACGATTTTTCCGGCGCTGCTGTTGGTCACATCGGAGCACATTGGTCATCAGGTAGTGACGGGAAAGATTGTTGGGCGCGATCTTTTGAAGGAGCCGGGGTTGAACCGGTCCTTGTTCGCAGATTTCTTTTCTACCACACTTTCTGGCTGTGTGGGTTCGGTGCCGACGACCACCTACGGGGAGAATATCGGTGTCATGGCAGTGACTAAGGTTTACAGTGTCCAAGTGATCGGCGGTGCGGCGGTGTTGTCCATCTGCTGTTCGTTCTTAGGCAAATTGTCAGCGTTGATTAGCACAATTCCTGGTCCTGTGATTGGAGGGATTTCCTTTCTCCTCTACGGGATGATAGGAACTTCCGGTCTTCGAATGCTGGTGGACTCTCGGGTGGACTACGGCAAATCTAAAAATTTAGCGCTAACTTCCGTAATCTTTGTCACCGGTCTGTCGGGAATTGCGCTAAAGATCGGAAATGTAGAATTGACAGGAATGGTTCTGGCCTGTGTGGTCGGCATGGCTCTGAGTTTGATTTTTCATCTGTTGGAAAAATATCATTTGACCAATGAGACAGCAGGAGAATAA